The genomic interval AATGATTTTCTCGGCATCATCGGTCCCAATGGCGGCGGCAAAACCACCTTGCTCAAGGTTATCATTGGGCTGATAAAACCGAGCCGGGGCAGGGTCACCGTACTGGGCATGTCGCCGGAGCGGGGAAGGAAATACATCGGCTACATCTCGCAGGTCAACCTCTTCGACCACGATTTCCCCATCAGTGTTTTTGAAGTGGTCTTAATGGGCCGCTATAACAAATCCGGCCTCTTTCAACGTTACAGTGAAGAAGATAGAAAGGCGGCCATTGCCGCCCTGAAGACCGTGGAGATGCTTGATTATAAAGACCGGCAGGTCGGCAAGTTATCCGGTGGAGAGCAGCAGCGCGTCTTCATCGCCCGGGCGCTGGCGACCAGTCCAGAGTTGCTGCTGCTGGATGAGCCAACCGCCAGCATTGACACGAATATGCAGGCCGAGTTCTACGAACTGCTGGATAAATTAAAGGAAAGTATGGCCATCGTCCTGGTCTCCCATGATATCAGCGCTGTTTCTATTTATGTAAGCGAGATCGCCTGCCTCAACCGTCAGCTGTTCTACCACGGCTCCAAAGAGGTATCAGCCGAGGAGCTGGAGAAGGCATACCACTGCCCTATCCAGCTAATCGCCCATGGCACCGTACCCCACCGGGTACTGAGGGAACATTAAGCAATGCTCGAAGTACTTCAGTATCAGTTCATGCAGAATGCCCTGCTGGCCGGCTTGCTGGCCGCCATCGCCTGCGGCATTGTTGGCGTCTATGTGGTGGTCAAGAGGGTCGTTTTCATCAGCGGTGGCATTGCCCATGCCTCTTTCGGTGGCATCGGACTGGGATATCTGCTGGGCATCAATCCGGTTCTGGGAGCCATGGTCTTTACCGTTGCCTCGTCGCTTGGCATCGGCTTGGTAACCAGACGGACCAGACTGCCCGAGGACACCGCCATCGGTATCCTGTGGGCGATGGGGATGGCACTGGGCATAATCTTCATCGGTCTGGCGCCGGGGTACGCTCCTGACCTTTTCAGCTACCTCTTCGGCAACATCCTGACGGTGCCATTCTTCGATTTAATGCTGATGCTCATCCTGGATGTGGTGATAATTGTACTTGTCTCTCTTCTCTATAAAGAATTCCTGTATGTTTCCTTTGATGAAGAGTTCAGCACCGTATCGGGAGTACCCACCGAAAGCCTGTATCTTCTCTTGCTCTGCCTGATAGCCCTGACCGTGGTGGTCCTGATAAGAGTGGTCGGCATCATCCTGGTCATTGCCCTGCTCACCATTCCGGCGGCACTGGCCCGTCAGTTTACCCACAGCCTGAAAAAAATGATGCTGCTGGCCATTTCGGCCGGTGTGGTATTTATTTTTAGCGGGTTGTGGATTTCCTACGTGCTTAATCTGGCCTCCGGCGCCACCATTATTCTGGTCAGCAGCACGGTGTTGTTTATATCGTTCGGGATAAATAAACTGCGCCACAGGAACCCGAGGTACGACCGTGATGCCAGCACGGTCTGAGCCGCCGGGCCATTGCCCCTTCAGGATAGATAACCTATAATTGGAGTCGTGACGAACCTTTCAGTACAGCTGGCGCCGAAAAACAAAACGGGTTTACATCTGGCCAATCCGGTCATGACCGCATCCGGGACTTTTGGCTACGGCACCGAGTACAGCCACCTGTTTGACATCCAGCGGCTCGGCGCCATAGTCTGCAAGGGAACCACGCTGAAACCCAGGGACGGCAATCCCCAGCCCCGCCTTGTGGAAACCCCCTCCGGCATGCTCAATTCCATCGGTCTGCAGAACATGGGGGTGAAAGCCCTGATAAGAGAAAAGGCACCGCTCTGGGCAGAATGGCAGGTTCCGGTAATCGTCAATATCGCCGGGGAGACGGTTGAGGAATACGCGGCGCTGGCTAAAGAACTGGATGGTGTCCCCGGAATCAGTGCTCTTGAGGTCAATATCAGCTGCCCCAACATCAGTGCCGGCGGGGCTGAATTTGGCGCGCACTCCGAATCAGCCGCCAGAGTAACTGCCTCGGTCAGGGCAAACACCTA from Chloroflexota bacterium carries:
- a CDS encoding ABC transporter ATP-binding protein, which produces MATKELVKLENVWVHHDSVPVLEAINLSIESNDFLGIIGPNGGGKTTLLKVIIGLIKPSRGRVTVLGMSPERGRKYIGYISQVNLFDHDFPISVFEVVLMGRYNKSGLFQRYSEEDRKAAIAALKTVEMLDYKDRQVGKLSGGEQQRVFIARALATSPELLLLDEPTASIDTNMQAEFYELLDKLKESMAIVLVSHDISAVSIYVSEIACLNRQLFYHGSKEVSAEELEKAYHCPIQLIAHGTVPHRVLREH
- a CDS encoding metal ABC transporter permease produces the protein MLEVLQYQFMQNALLAGLLAAIACGIVGVYVVVKRVVFISGGIAHASFGGIGLGYLLGINPVLGAMVFTVASSLGIGLVTRRTRLPEDTAIGILWAMGMALGIIFIGLAPGYAPDLFSYLFGNILTVPFFDLMLMLILDVVIIVLVSLLYKEFLYVSFDEEFSTVSGVPTESLYLLLLCLIALTVVVLIRVVGIILVIALLTIPAALARQFTHSLKKMMLLAISAGVVFIFSGLWISYVLNLASGATIILVSSTVLFISFGINKLRHRNPRYDRDASTV
- a CDS encoding dihydroorotate dehydrogenase, whose protein sequence is MIGVVTNLSVQLAPKNKTGLHLANPVMTASGTFGYGTEYSHLFDIQRLGAIVCKGTTLKPRDGNPQPRLVETPSGMLNSIGLQNMGVKALIREKAPLWAEWQVPVIVNIAGETVEEYAALAKELDGVPGISALEVNISCPNISAGGAEFGAHSESAARVTASVRANTYLPMLVKLTPNTGEIARVAVAVAEAGADAISLINTVRGMAIDVYTRQPLLGNRTGGLSGPAIKPVALAMVYEVAGAVNIPVVGCGGITSGTDAVEFIMAGASAVQVGSANFINPRAPLDVLEGIEQFMAREGIKDISELVGAARR